TATCTATAGGACAGAAGAGTATTTCTAAAAACTCTAATTCAATAGCTATAGGAACATCTGCTACTTCAAATATAGAAAATTCTGTAGCATTAGGAGCAGAAAGTGAAACAACAGTAGCTAAACCTACAAGTGAAATAGTTAAACCTAGATTTTTCTTAGATTATAAAGATTTTGCAGGAAGTAATCCTTATGGTGTAGTATCTATAGGATCTAAAGGAAAAGAAAGACAATTACAATATGTAGCAGCAGGTCAAATAAGTAAGGAATCAACAGATGCAGTAAATGGTTCACAACTATTTTCAGTAATTTCAAACTTTGATGCTTTTGTAGCGTCTATGAAATCTGTTATAGGAAATGTTGCTTTTCTTAATAGAGATGGTATTCTTCATACATTAAATATAGGTAATACTGGAAAAAACAACATACATGAAGCAATGAAAAGCCTAAAAGATAAGATAGATGAGAATAGAAACAGAATAGAAAAGATAGAAAATACTGAAATAAAATTAGGAGGAGATAAAAATACAAGTACAGAAGGACAAAAGATAGGAGAAAATAATTCAAATAATGGATCTAACATAGGGAATCAGAATCAAAACAAAGGAAAAGAAATTAAATTTGAAATAGTAAAAAAAGAAAATAGTGAACATATAGAAACAAAAGCAAGAGGAAATAAGGTAGAAATAGATTTAACACAAAAAGCAAAAGAAGATATTAAATCAGGAAAAGAAGCAAAAGAAATAATAGATAATAAAGGCTTAACATTTAAAGGAGATAAAGGAGAAACAAATATTCAAAAACTAGGAGATACACTATCTATAACAGGAGGAAGCTATATAACAACAAAGGCAAAAGGAAATGAAGTTAGTGTAGATCTAACAGATAAGACTAAAAAAGATATAGAAAAGGGAGTATCAGCAAATAGTGGAGTAGCAAATGCTGTAGCAATGGCAAACTTACCACAAATAAATGGAAAAGGACATAATATAGCAGGATCATATGGTTACTATAACGGAGAACATGCATTTGCATTAGGACTATCAGGAACAAATGAGAAAGTAAATCTAACATATAGAGCAAGTGGATCATTAAATACAAGAGGTAACATATCATTAGGAGCAGGATTAGGTTATCAATTTGATAATATAAGCAAAAGAAATAAAGAACTACTAACACTACAAAGAAATGGAAACATTAACTTGCTTGATGAGAAAGTATATGAATTAGATAATAAGGTTAAAACTTTAGAAAAGAGAGTTAATGAACTAGAAACTCTTTTAAGAGAAATAATTAGAAAATAAGGGAAATATATTAAAGGAACTATGTCTATGTAATTAGATGTAGTTTTTTTTATATAAAAAAATAATAATCAAAAGATATGATAAATACTAATTTAAGATGTTTCTTACATTTTTTTAACAAAAAATAAAGATTGACAAAATATGCTGGGGGGGGGGGTATACTTTTAGAGAAAAGTTGTGAAAAAAATATTTAAAAAGGAGAAAAAAAGTGAAGGGTGAAAGTAAATTAAAAAAATGGTTAAAAGGCAGAATAAGAATAGACAAGAGAATAATAATAGCCTTTTTAATAACAGGAAGTATTTTAAGTAATCTATCTTATTCAAGAGAAACATATGAGGAAGATCCAACAGAAACTCAAAAAGATGTAGATTTAACAGATGGATTTCATCGTGGAAATTCTGCAAAATTAGATTATGATCCTAAAAAAGTACCTAGAATATTAGATAATAAGGTTCCAGGAAATACACTTGATACTACGAAAAAAAGAGGAACAGGAGTAGCCTTAGGTGCATTTTCTCATGCAGGAAAAGGAGGAGTAGCTTTAGGAAGCCACTCATCAAGTGGGGGTGCAGTATTTGGAGTAGGTATAGGATTTCAAGCGAGGGCAACAAAGGCATCAGCAATAGCAATAGGAGCAGGAAGTTATAGTAATGGATATTATTCACAAGCATATGGAAGAAGTGCTACAGCTCTTGGAAATGAATCAATAGCACAAGGAGTTACATCATTAGCAAAAGAAAAAGGTTCAATAGCAATAGGAACAAATGCAACATCAAGTGGTGAAAATGCTATAGCTATAGGATCATCAGCAAGAATAAGAAATGCCCTATATCAAACAGATCAAAGTAAAAGAACAGATGCTTCAGGAAAAAATTCAGTAGCTTTAGGTCATATGTCTCAAGCTTCTATAGAAAATGGTATTGCTATAGGTAGTGAATCTAAAACAACTGTAGATAAAGGAATAGAAGGATACAATCCAAATTCTAGTGATACTGAAACATTAAAAGGAAATGTATTAAAATCTACACATGCTGCTTTAGCAATAGGAAATGGTTCTACTGTAACAAGACAAATAACAGGACTTGCAGCAGGAAAAGAAGATACAGATGCAGTAAATGTAGCTCAATTAAAAGCTTTAGAGAAAAAAATTACTAATTTAAGTGATGACACTATAAACAAATGGAAAGAGAAACTAACAATAGGATATAAGGTTGGGAGTGAAACAAATTCTAAGACAGTATCTTTATCAACAGGACTACACTTTAAAAGTAGTAATGATAACCTAACTATAACAAGTGGAGATAAAGGAGAAGTTAAATTTGAATTAAAGCAAACAGACACAATAAATGGAACTAATGGCAGTAGTAGCAATAAACTAACAACTGAAAAAGCAGTTAAAAGTTATGTACAAGAGCAAATAAAAGATGTAAAAGAAGGTAAATTTAAAGACCTTACTATTACTTCTAAAGATGATAGTAGTAAAAAATCAACAATTGAAACAGATAAAGATGGAGATCTAGCAGTAAAAAAAGGAGATAATGGTTCATCATCTAAGATATTAACAGAAGCTAATGTTGGAGAAAAAGCTAAACTAAAATATAAAGCAAATGGTAGTGGAGAAAAAGAAGTTGAATTAAATAAAGGATTAAATTTTAAAGATGGAACCAATACTAAAGCTACTATAGGAGAAAATGGAGAAGTTAAATATGATTTAAATGATAATCTAACAGGAATAAAATCTATTAAAGGACTTGAAAGTAGAACTACAGATAAAGATGATTATGGAACAAGTGATAATGAAGGAAGAGCAGCAACAGAGGGAGCAGTTAAGAAACTAAAAGAAGAGATAGAAAGTAAACTAGGAGATAGTTCAAAAGATGATCAAAGTACTAAGAATAAAAATGGTTCAGCAGGAAAAGATGGATTAAATGGAAAAAGTATAAATGAAAAAATAAATTCAATAAGAAGAGGAGAATCAGGTTCATTAGTTTATACAGATGAAGAAGGAAACAGAGTAGTTAAAGCAGATGATGGAAAGTTCTATAAAAAAGAAGATGTAGAAACAAATGGAAAAGCTAAAGCTAATGCAACTGCTGTAACTAATATTAGACAAAGCCTAGTAGATAAAGATGGAAGTACTACAAACCCAACAGTATTAGGGAATGTTGGAGCAGCAACAAAAGATACTGATGCAATTAATTTAAAACAATTAAAAGATTTAGGATTAGATCCAACAGCACAAAATAAGAAACCAGCCCTAACTTATGATGGAGAAAATAAAGAAAAGATAACTTTAGGAAAAGATACAAGTAATCCAACAACTATAACTAACCTAAAAGAAGGAGAAGTATCATCTACATCAAAAGATGCAGTTAATGGAAAACAACTACATGAATTAGGAGAAAAATCATTAATATTTGGAGCAGAAGAAGGAACAAACTTTACAAGAAATAATAATCAAACTAAAACAGTTGAAATAATATCAACAAAAGAAGAGATAAAAAAAGATGGAAATACTTATGTAGGAAATAATCTAACAACAAAGATATCAAGTAATGGAAATAAGGCGACTATTTCAGTGGGATTAAAAGAAGATCCAGAGTTTAAAGAACTAACAATAAAAGACTATTTTAATAAAGAAAGAATAAGATTTAGAACAGAATATGATAAAGGAGTAATAGACTTTTTAAATAATGAAGGAGTAATAAGAGGTTTAGCAGATCCAGTAGATGAAAATGATGCAGCCAATAAGAATTATGTAGATAATAGTGTAACAAAAGCTTTAGGAGGAGTAGCAAGTGCAATAGCGATGGCAAATCTACCAAATGTAAGTGGAGGAGGACATAATATAGCAGGATCATATGGTTACTATAACGGAGAACATGCATTTGCATTAGGACTATCAGGAACAAATGAAAAAGTAAATCTAACATATAGAGCAAGTGGATCATTAAATACAAGAGGGAACATATCATTAGGAGCAGGATTAGGTTATCAATTTGATAATATAAGCAAAAGAAATAAAGAACTACTAACACTACAAAGAAATGGAAACATTAACTTGCTTGATGAAAAAGTTTATGAACTAGAAAAACAATTAAATAAAGTGGAAAAATTAAATCTTGAGTATAAAAATGAAGTAGAAGAATTGAAAGTTAAAGTTAATAAATTAGAAAAAATGCTTAATGAATTAATTAAAAAATAAATTGAATATATTAAAGGTCTATGTCTATATAATTAGACATAGTTCTTTTTGCATATAATATTTAAAAATTTACATATTGACAAAATATGCTGGGGGGGGGTATACTTTTATTAAATATTTTGTGAAAAAAATATTTTTACTTAGAAAGGGAAAATAAGTATGAAAAAAAGGAGGTGAACTACATAGTTAAATAATTAATTATGTAGGGAGCATATGAAGAAAAAGAATTTAATGGCAATTTTAGCGTTCATTTCTATTTTATCTTATGGTATGGATAAAAAAGTAGGAGCTAATGTATTAGAAGGAGAAAAATCATTGTTTGTTGGTTTAAACTCTTCCACCAATAATGAAGAGAAGGTAAAAATAGGAGCTAATGCAAAGGCTGATAGTGAAAAATCAATAGCAATAGGAATGGATTCAACTTCAAGAGGTAAAAAGGGAATAGCTATAGGAGCAGGATCTCTTGCTGGAGCTGAGAAACATCTTAGTAATGAAATAGAAGATACTATAGCTATAGGAACAGATGCTAAGGCAACAGCAACAGATGCAATAGCAATAGGGAATAAGGCTAATGCAAGAACAAAATATGGTATAGCAATAGGTACAGAAACTAAAACAGATGGAATAGCATCAATAGCTTTAGGTTATAAAAGTGATGCTAATTCAGATTCAATAGCTATAGGTAAAGAAGCAGTAGGTTATGGAAAGGGAGTAGCACTTGGAGAAAATGCACATTCAAGAGGACGTAGTGTTGCAATAGGGCATAAGGCAGATTCAAAAGGAGTATATTCATATGGAAATGTTGTTATAGGGAATGAAAGCACTACAAATGAGAATTTAGTTTATTCAACAGCATTAGGAAGTGGAGCTAAAGTAGAAGCAAATTATTCAACAGCACTTGGTTCAAAATCTATAGCTAAAAAAAGAGATAATAGACTTGGATATGATATGTTAACTAATAAGGAAGTTAAATTAGAAGATAAATTATCAGAAGTGGATAAAGGGAAATATCTAAGTTTAAAATCAGAACTAGAAACTATGATAGAAGATAATAATAAGGTTGTAGAAGAAGCTAAGGTTATTACTTCAAAAGATTACACACAAAGAACTGAAGAAGAAAAGAAAAAATTATCAGAATTAAATGATAAAATAGGAGAAAATAATAAAAAAATTAATGAAAAATATACAGAATATTCAAAGATAGTTAAGGCATGGAAGGCAACATATGGAGAAGTGTCAATAGGAGATATAGAAAAAGGAATAACTAGACAAATAACAGGACTTGCTGCTGGTAAAGAAGATACAGATGCAGTAAATGTTGCTCAATTAAAATCATTAGATAAGAAATTAGAGGAAGAAAATAAGACATATTTCCATGTAAATACAGGTAAAAACAAAGATACAGGAGATAAAGACAGTAATTTAGGTAAAATGGGAGATTCAGCAGGAGCAATTGGAGATGGATCTATAACAGCAGGAGCGCAAGCTAAAGCTGATGGAGATAATGCTATAGCTATAGGAAAGAAAGCTGAAACAAAACAATCTTCTGGGATAGCAATAGGGCATTCTTCTAAATCAGAAGGAAATCATTCCATATCTATAGGTAAAGATAGTAAGGCATCTGATTTAGATTCAGTAGCATTAGGACACCAAGCTAGATCAACTGGAAGCCGTTCTACTGCATTAGGACCACATTCAGAGGCAACAAAAGATAATGCTTTAGCACTTGGAGTATGGTCTAAAGCAACAATGCAGGGTGCAATAGCTATAGGGAGCAATTCTACATCTAATGCTTCTAGTGCTATAACAATTGGAGAAAATTCAAAAGTAGAAACAGGAGCAGAAAATAGTATAGCAATTGGAAAAGAAGCTAAAAGCTTAAAGAAAGATAGCATAGTTCTTGGAACAAAGGCTGAAGCACAGGGTGAAGGATCAATAGTTTTAGGATATCATTCTAAATCAAAAGAAAATGCAATATCTATAGGTAAAGAAAGTGAAGCATTAAGCATAGGTTCTGTATCTTTAGGGCATAGTTCAAAAGCAAAAGGTGAAAGATCAGTATCTATAGGAGCTTATGCAACTGCTGAAAAATCTAATGATATAGCGATAGGATTATCATCAAAAGCTTCAGGAGGATATTCTATAGCAATAGGATTATCAGCTAAAGCAGAGGCTAGTAGTTCTACAGCTATAGGAATTAATTCAAAAGCAGATATAGAAGATTCAGTAGCACTTGGTTCAGAAAGTAAAACAACAAAGGCAACATCAGTAAGTGAAGTTAAAATAGGTGAATTAAAATATGGTGAATTTGCAGGTAAAAACCCTATGTCAGTAGTTTCTATAGGAACTAAAAATAAAGAAAGACAACTACAACATTTGGCAGCAGGTCAAATAAGTAAGGAATCAACAGATGCAATAAATGGTTCACAACTTTATGCAACTAATATGGTTTTAGGAACATTTGTAGATTCAACTAAAAGTATTTTAGGTGGAAATGCAAGTGTAACTACAAATGGAAAACTTACTATGACTAATATTGGTGATACTGGTAAAAATACTGTTCATGAAGCAATAAAAGCTTTAGATGATAAAATAGCTCAGTCAATAAAAGACTATAATTTTAATATAACATCAGGGCAAAGTGGAACAGGAAGTGCTAGTGGATCAAATTCAGAAAAAATAGGAAAAGATAATACATTGAAACTTATTGCAGGAGATAATTTAAGTATTACTCAGAATGGAAAAGATTTTACTTATTCATTAAATAAGGAATTAAAAGGAATGAGTAAAATTGATTTTGAAAAAAGTGAAGTATCAATAGGTAAAGATGGATTAAATAATGGTGGTAAGAAGATAACTAATGTAGCAGATGGAACAGAAAGTACTGATGCTGTTAATAAAGGTCAATTAGATAAGTTAGAAAATAAGATAGATAAAACAAAGAAAGAAATAGATAAAAAGATAGAAGATATAGACAAAAAAGTTGATAAGAAGATAAAAGATGTAGAAGATAAAGTGGACAAAAAAATAGAAGATACT
The genomic region above belongs to Streptobacillus moniliformis DSM 12112 and contains:
- a CDS encoding YadA-like family protein; protein product: MKKNNLFKILSFISIMSYISIGNEKGSNIIGNKRAASVLTNTATGERAIALGEDAKASANRAIAIGEDSESSGQTSIAIGAYSKANSQAAVAIGEGAKASSDSSVAIGSLSKALENSSISIGKNSEVKKENSIAIGKEISVEGENAIAIGLESWIQSKDGIAIGKKAKSAGEGAVALGSEAEATMRNAIALGNGAVALGENTVSLGGDAMATSKNTIAIGINSKAEKESSIALGSGARSSKKYGISLGENSKSTGNSAISIGQKSISKNSNSIAIGTSATSNIENSVALGAESETTVAKPTSEIVKPRFFLDYKDFAGSNPYGVVSIGSKGKERQLQYVAAGQISKESTDAVNGSQLFSVISNFDAFVASMKSVIGNVAFLNRDGILHTLNIGNTGKNNIHEAMKSLKDKIDENRNRIEKIENTEIKLGGDKNTSTEGQKIGENNSNNGSNIGNQNQNKGKEIKFEIVKKENSEHIETKARGNKVEIDLTQKAKEDIKSGKEAKEIIDNKGLTFKGDKGETNIQKLGDTLSITGGSYITTKAKGNEVSVDLTDKTKKDIEKGVSANSGVANAVAMANLPQINGKGHNIAGSYGYYNGEHAFALGLSGTNEKVNLTYRASGSLNTRGNISLGAGLGYQFDNISKRNKELLTLQRNGNINLLDEKVYELDNKVKTLEKRVNELETLLREIIRK
- a CDS encoding YadA-like family protein, which encodes MKGESKLKKWLKGRIRIDKRIIIAFLITGSILSNLSYSRETYEEDPTETQKDVDLTDGFHRGNSAKLDYDPKKVPRILDNKVPGNTLDTTKKRGTGVALGAFSHAGKGGVALGSHSSSGGAVFGVGIGFQARATKASAIAIGAGSYSNGYYSQAYGRSATALGNESIAQGVTSLAKEKGSIAIGTNATSSGENAIAIGSSARIRNALYQTDQSKRTDASGKNSVALGHMSQASIENGIAIGSESKTTVDKGIEGYNPNSSDTETLKGNVLKSTHAALAIGNGSTVTRQITGLAAGKEDTDAVNVAQLKALEKKITNLSDDTINKWKEKLTIGYKVGSETNSKTVSLSTGLHFKSSNDNLTITSGDKGEVKFELKQTDTINGTNGSSSNKLTTEKAVKSYVQEQIKDVKEGKFKDLTITSKDDSSKKSTIETDKDGDLAVKKGDNGSSSKILTEANVGEKAKLKYKANGSGEKEVELNKGLNFKDGTNTKATIGENGEVKYDLNDNLTGIKSIKGLESRTTDKDDYGTSDNEGRAATEGAVKKLKEEIESKLGDSSKDDQSTKNKNGSAGKDGLNGKSINEKINSIRRGESGSLVYTDEEGNRVVKADDGKFYKKEDVETNGKAKANATAVTNIRQSLVDKDGSTTNPTVLGNVGAATKDTDAINLKQLKDLGLDPTAQNKKPALTYDGENKEKITLGKDTSNPTTITNLKEGEVSSTSKDAVNGKQLHELGEKSLIFGAEEGTNFTRNNNQTKTVEIISTKEEIKKDGNTYVGNNLTTKISSNGNKATISVGLKEDPEFKELTIKDYFNKERIRFRTEYDKGVIDFLNNEGVIRGLADPVDENDAANKNYVDNSVTKALGGVASAIAMANLPNVSGGGHNIAGSYGYYNGEHAFALGLSGTNEKVNLTYRASGSLNTRGNISLGAGLGYQFDNISKRNKELLTLQRNGNINLLDEKVYELEKQLNKVEKLNLEYKNEVEELKVKVNKLEKMLNELIKK
- a CDS encoding YadA-like family protein; translated protein: MKKKNLMAILAFISILSYGMDKKVGANVLEGEKSLFVGLNSSTNNEEKVKIGANAKADSEKSIAIGMDSTSRGKKGIAIGAGSLAGAEKHLSNEIEDTIAIGTDAKATATDAIAIGNKANARTKYGIAIGTETKTDGIASIALGYKSDANSDSIAIGKEAVGYGKGVALGENAHSRGRSVAIGHKADSKGVYSYGNVVIGNESTTNENLVYSTALGSGAKVEANYSTALGSKSIAKKRDNRLGYDMLTNKEVKLEDKLSEVDKGKYLSLKSELETMIEDNNKVVEEAKVITSKDYTQRTEEEKKKLSELNDKIGENNKKINEKYTEYSKIVKAWKATYGEVSIGDIEKGITRQITGLAAGKEDTDAVNVAQLKSLDKKLEEENKTYFHVNTGKNKDTGDKDSNLGKMGDSAGAIGDGSITAGAQAKADGDNAIAIGKKAETKQSSGIAIGHSSKSEGNHSISIGKDSKASDLDSVALGHQARSTGSRSTALGPHSEATKDNALALGVWSKATMQGAIAIGSNSTSNASSAITIGENSKVETGAENSIAIGKEAKSLKKDSIVLGTKAEAQGEGSIVLGYHSKSKENAISIGKESEALSIGSVSLGHSSKAKGERSVSIGAYATAEKSNDIAIGLSSKASGGYSIAIGLSAKAEASSSTAIGINSKADIEDSVALGSESKTTKATSVSEVKIGELKYGEFAGKNPMSVVSIGTKNKERQLQHLAAGQISKESTDAINGSQLYATNMVLGTFVDSTKSILGGNASVTTNGKLTMTNIGDTGKNTVHEAIKALDDKIAQSIKDYNFNITSGQSGTGSASGSNSEKIGKDNTLKLIAGDNLSITQNGKDFTYSLNKELKGMSKIDFEKSEVSIGKDGLNNGGKKITNVADGTESTDAVNKGQLDKLENKIDKTKKEIDKKIEDIDKKVDKKIKDVEDKVDKKIEDTKKDLTDKIEKATKTLKTEITANNGEEANKTKGPVTLTSKKSDAGHNIYDISLATTQLKSSEGGKIETPNSEDSKKVANAGEVAKAINALGNNTLSFGADKGNTEAQSLNKNGGLKFAIKGTDYIKTEAKGNEVSVDLTDKTKKDIEKGVSANSGVANAVAMANLPQINGKGHNIAGSYGYYNGEHAFALGLSGTNEKVNLTYRASGSLNTRGNISLGAGLGYQFDNISKRNKELLTLKRNGNINLLDEKVYELEKQFNEMKNKLKDEIKELKFKFSELEKLVKIMNRR